From a single Candidatus Poribacteria bacterium genomic region:
- a CDS encoding SLBB domain-containing protein, translated as MAGDSEHTQMTSSQKNAMVYFFRSLQACLILLFCIATPTLFSDVYRIKKGDTLLITVIGQPEYTHSVQVRGDGRINYFGGEFDVAGATVTTVNHRIREFLKHISNPVVMVSLVSQENGVFVGGAVKTPGRYTISPETDIDLYRAIALAGGMAENADRQGVQLIRTDTTQKVETYDLSTNHPDRNIRVNINDLVYIMPLAVVEVQGQVQNPGKLFVRGNIGIRQALARAGGPDREADLTAVVKVAKSGSLSEFNLSEQFWKSPPRGVELPSLSDGDVLFVPNVFKVEPIYVTGYVRAPGAQRVRGPLTIARALALAGGFEVSANREEVLIHRRDGTTIETPFTFNPAEGEARQMLLYPGDILEIKKKFQVNWGLVSTFAYIVISGVGIIIQLTR; from the coding sequence GTGGCTGGTGATTCTGAACATACCCAAATGACATCTTCTCAGAAAAACGCTATGGTCTACTTTTTCCGAAGTTTACAAGCCTGCCTTATTTTACTTTTTTGCATTGCGACTCCCACACTTTTTAGCGATGTTTACCGTATCAAGAAAGGTGATACTCTTCTAATTACTGTCATCGGGCAGCCGGAATATACGCATTCCGTGCAGGTCCGTGGGGACGGTAGAATCAACTACTTCGGCGGCGAGTTTGATGTTGCTGGGGCTACAGTGACAACGGTCAATCATCGGATTCGCGAGTTTCTCAAGCACATTAGCAACCCTGTTGTTATGGTGTCCTTGGTGTCCCAAGAAAACGGAGTCTTCGTCGGCGGTGCAGTGAAAACCCCCGGACGTTATACCATTTCGCCGGAGACCGATATCGATTTATACCGTGCCATCGCGCTCGCGGGCGGTATGGCAGAGAACGCTGATCGCCAAGGTGTCCAATTAATTCGCACCGATACAACCCAAAAAGTTGAAACCTACGACCTCTCAACAAACCATCCTGACCGCAATATCCGCGTCAACATCAACGATTTGGTGTATATTATGCCACTGGCGGTTGTTGAAGTGCAAGGGCAGGTACAAAACCCCGGAAAACTTTTTGTGCGTGGAAACATTGGTATCAGGCAAGCACTTGCCCGCGCTGGCGGCCCCGATCGAGAAGCTGATCTGACCGCTGTTGTGAAGGTCGCAAAAAGCGGGTCACTCTCCGAATTCAACCTCTCCGAACAGTTTTGGAAATCGCCGCCAAGGGGTGTCGAGCTTCCATCTTTATCAGACGGTGATGTCTTGTTTGTCCCTAATGTCTTTAAGGTTGAGCCTATCTATGTAACGGGGTACGTTCGCGCCCCGGGCGCGCAACGTGTTCGCGGTCCTTTGACCATTGCGCGGGCACTTGCACTCGCTGGTGGATTCGAGGTTTCTGCCAACCGTGAAGAGGTCCTCATCCACCGGCGTGATGGTACAACCATAGAAACACCTTTCACATTCAACCCAGCTGAAGGTGAGGCACGGCAAATGCTACTCTACCCCGGTGACATTTTAGAGATTAAAAAGAAGTTCCAAGTCAACTGGGGTCTCGTCAGTACCTTCGCCTACATCGTCATCAGCGGCGTGGGTATTATCATCCAGTTGACACGGTAA
- a CDS encoding amidohydrolase family protein produces MRIIDPHVHVWKNDPQFPWAPETTSPPTEDATAEMLLELMAANDVEKTVLVQVIHYRWDNSYAADVMKRYPDKFMGVCRINPEDPAAPEHLSRWTEEHGFHGVRLSPSVGPAGDWFTGPLMPPIFSRAETLGVPLLMLTGAERLVDLVPLLEQHPDLDVVVDHMASCSPDAPEKLELLLNLAKFPRVYVKISHTWSISKTGYPWSDTFEQVKEVYRAFGGSRLMWGTDWPVCLSRASYAETLAVVRDEMDFFTPEDREWVLGKTALRLWKF; encoded by the coding sequence ATGAGAATTATTGATCCACATGTTCATGTTTGGAAAAACGATCCGCAGTTTCCGTGGGCACCGGAGACAACAAGTCCGCCCACCGAGGACGCTACCGCAGAGATGCTTTTGGAACTAATGGCAGCAAATGATGTAGAAAAAACCGTCCTCGTTCAAGTCATCCACTATCGATGGGATAATAGTTACGCCGCGGACGTTATGAAAAGGTATCCCGATAAATTCATGGGCGTGTGTCGGATCAACCCCGAAGACCCGGCGGCACCGGAACATCTCAGCCGTTGGACAGAAGAGCACGGTTTCCATGGCGTGCGGCTGAGTCCGTCTGTCGGACCCGCCGGTGATTGGTTCACAGGACCGTTAATGCCGCCTATCTTTAGTCGTGCCGAAACACTCGGTGTACCACTGCTTATGCTCACTGGAGCCGAGCGATTGGTCGATCTTGTGCCGCTTTTGGAGCAGCACCCGGATCTCGATGTCGTGGTAGACCACATGGCGAGCTGCTCGCCTGATGCGCCTGAAAAACTTGAATTACTGCTCAATCTTGCAAAATTTCCTCGCGTCTATGTCAAAATAAGCCATACGTGGTCAATCTCGAAAACAGGGTACCCATGGTCGGACACATTTGAACAGGTTAAGGAAGTATATCGCGCCTTCGGCGGTTCGCGACTCATGTGGGGTACTGATTGGCCCGTCTGTCTCAGCCGTGCCAGTTATGCAGAAACCTTGGCGGTTGTCCGAGATGAGATGGATTTCTTTACACCAGAAGACCGGGAATGGGTGTTAGGCAAAACGGCACTACGTCTCTGGAAATTCTAA
- a CDS encoding lysylphosphatidylglycerol synthase transmembrane domain-containing protein produces the protein MNREQFQRIAKIGLPTLLAVIITYFLLKEIDLQEIPQTLRRLSIKALLIGFTCYCLLVLAKASRFRALLNLDSSLHQIFPILALHTFWGNILPMRTGDVSYVYLMQRRQKVEATQGIASLLVASLIDLILLMGLVIATGWLLRAELRDTFTGIVLYLMPLLIGSGLISVVVFVSVAPKVCMKLADRCARPLLRLEKRAVSWIVDKGLQVLQELTAFRLNRRFLEVWAYSLMCLVIRFGFQCYLVVEMGVDVPITQVLFALAFTNVFNLLPVQTIGNFGTTEFPFVWLLSHFGTSIEVATVTGFSLHILILLYCVPLGLYGYFKKPKESLEI, from the coding sequence TTGAACAGAGAACAATTCCAGCGGATTGCCAAGATCGGCTTACCAACGCTACTCGCAGTCATCATAACCTACTTCCTCTTAAAAGAGATTGACCTTCAAGAGATACCGCAAACCCTGCGTCGATTGTCAATAAAGGCACTCTTAATCGGATTCACATGCTACTGTTTGTTAGTTCTGGCGAAAGCCTCACGGTTCCGAGCACTGCTGAATCTTGATAGCAGTCTACATCAGATTTTTCCAATTTTAGCGTTGCATACCTTTTGGGGCAATATCCTCCCGATGCGGACAGGGGATGTCTCTTATGTCTATCTGATGCAACGTCGGCAGAAAGTGGAAGCAACACAAGGGATTGCTTCGCTGCTGGTAGCAAGTCTGATTGATTTGATATTGTTAATGGGTTTAGTGATTGCAACCGGGTGGCTCCTGCGTGCTGAACTTCGGGATACCTTCACTGGCATTGTTCTGTATCTCATGCCCCTTCTTATAGGAAGCGGTTTAATTTCGGTCGTCGTTTTCGTCTCTGTCGCGCCGAAGGTCTGTATGAAACTCGCTGACCGATGCGCGAGACCGCTATTACGCCTTGAAAAGCGAGCGGTTTCATGGATTGTCGATAAGGGGTTACAGGTGCTGCAGGAACTCACGGCGTTCCGATTGAATCGACGGTTTTTGGAGGTGTGGGCATATTCTTTGATGTGCCTTGTAATCCGATTCGGATTTCAGTGCTACCTTGTTGTTGAAATGGGGGTTGATGTACCAATAACGCAGGTGTTGTTTGCACTTGCATTTACCAACGTCTTTAATCTTTTGCCTGTCCAAACGATTGGCAACTTCGGGACGACAGAGTTTCCGTTCGTCTGGCTGCTATCACATTTCGGGACCTCTATAGAAGTAGCGACTGTCACAGGGTTTAGCCTGCACATCCTGATTCTACTTTACTGTGTACCTTTAGGTCTATACGGATATTTCAAAAAACCGAAGGAGTCATTAGAGATATGA
- a CDS encoding MFS transporter, with protein MDNNQDTSKTSTRKQFYFLTLSHTVLDSYATLLSHLQPLLLTKLATAATRNSLAGNFVSIYSVFSSFGQIVFGWLSDRVRTVHFLTIGVAFSALGLSLLWLAPSVNIVYLLLAIGGIGVAAFHPQATTYAGALASEQRGMGISIFLTGGNVGRALGPLVLLFIPYRFGLEYLVWEMIPGLLVALLLPKVLKFEKALDLTVSTSGTPSDDQIPQEPFWRVASPRLLPIIVLFVIAAMRTVTLTGIETFLSVHLADQGYSDQGRSLVIALFIFAGSMGILSSGWLMSRVNTYVLLLVSLLGAPPLLYWSLHTDGFSFLALLFLGNVILTSSITVNIILAQIMLRGHENIASGLMMGAAWGVGGFLNKIVGVLGDQYGLPIVLDGLVMLPLVLAPLLILLRDQPDLSKPSV; from the coding sequence ATGGATAACAATCAAGACACCTCAAAAACTTCCACTCGGAAACAGTTCTATTTTCTCACGTTATCACATACCGTTCTCGATTCCTACGCGACGCTTCTCTCACATTTGCAACCGCTCCTGCTGACGAAGTTAGCCACAGCTGCGACACGGAATAGCTTAGCGGGGAACTTCGTTTCAATTTACAGCGTATTTAGCTCATTCGGACAGATAGTCTTTGGATGGCTATCAGATCGTGTGCGAACAGTGCATTTTCTGACAATAGGCGTGGCCTTTAGTGCGCTCGGTTTAAGTCTATTGTGGCTTGCGCCATCTGTTAATATTGTGTATCTGTTGTTAGCTATCGGTGGTATTGGGGTCGCTGCATTCCACCCACAGGCGACGACTTATGCAGGTGCGCTCGCTTCAGAACAGAGAGGGATGGGTATCTCCATATTTCTAACAGGTGGAAACGTTGGACGTGCACTCGGGCCGCTGGTACTCCTGTTTATCCCGTACCGTTTCGGCTTGGAATACCTTGTTTGGGAAATGATACCCGGTTTACTCGTGGCGTTGCTGTTACCAAAAGTATTAAAATTTGAGAAGGCACTCGATTTAACTGTCAGCACGAGCGGCACACCAAGCGACGATCAAATCCCGCAAGAACCGTTTTGGCGTGTTGCTTCACCGCGCCTGCTCCCCATCATTGTGCTATTCGTTATTGCGGCGATGCGAACCGTTACACTCACCGGTATCGAAACCTTTCTTTCTGTCCATTTAGCCGATCAAGGCTACTCAGACCAAGGGCGTTCTCTGGTCATCGCCCTCTTTATTTTCGCCGGGTCAATGGGTATTTTGTCAAGTGGATGGCTGATGAGTCGCGTCAACACTTATGTTTTGTTATTGGTATCACTTCTCGGTGCGCCGCCCCTTCTTTACTGGTCGTTACACACGGACGGGTTCAGTTTCCTCGCACTCCTCTTTTTAGGCAACGTCATTCTTACGAGTTCGATAACTGTTAACATTATTCTCGCGCAGATCATGTTGCGCGGACATGAAAACATCGCCTCCGGTTTAATGATGGGTGCCGCGTGGGGTGTCGGTGGCTTTTTGAATAAAATTGTTGGTGTTTTAGGAGACCAATACGGTTTGCCGATTGTGTTAGACGGTTTGGTGATGCTCCCGTTGGTCCTTGCACCGCTCTTGATCCTGTTACGCGATCAACCAGATTTGTCGAAACCAAGCGTCTAA